The genomic stretch CCTATCTTCCCGGAGAAGGAATTATCGCAATCAGTGGAGAGAATGAATCTGGTAAAAGCACCATCGGTGAAACGATATGTTTTGCCCTGTTTGGACGAACTTTTTCCCTCGAACCAAGATATATTAAAAAAATTATTCGTTGGGGAGAGTCTCATTGTTCGGTTATCATTACTTTTCGACAAGGCAGCGAACATTATCGCCTTTCGCGTATTATTGATAATCAAGGTAATCATGGTGCGAAATTATCACGTCTGGATAATGAATTATTAATTGCTAATGGCGTGTCGGCAGTGTCGAGCGCCATCAATGATTTGCTCGGCTATGATTTTGATGATTTTATCAACTCTTTTTATCTGGCACAACGTGAAATCATTACACCACATCCAAGAAGCGAAACAGTAAAAATAATGGCTGGTATTGCTCCTTTGGAGTGCGTGGCTAAAAAATTTGATGTCGAAATCTCGCTGGAAAAGCAAGAACTCGCCAGCGATGAACAAAAAATTAACGAGATTAAATCGGATTTAGCGGATCTATCTTTCGACAAAGCACAATTACGCATATTACGTAAGCAGTACACTACTAATAATGACATCCTTAGCGAACTTCGCCGAAAATTTAAACGACTAGAACAGGCAAATCGTCATTATAAAGAAACCCTTCCATTAATCCACGCCAGCCACTCGATTCTGGGTACAACTAAATTTTTGAACAAATTATTATTATTGTTAACGATTATGGTCAGCGGGGGATGGTTGTTACTTGCACAATTCCCTGAAAATCCCCCGGCAGGCTGGATTGTTGCTTATTTGACGATGGTCATTCCAAACTGGACGCAATATCAGATTGAATATTTACAATGGAGTTTATTTGGCATTCTTGGCATGTTCGCATGGTTGTTATTTTTTTTGGTTCTGAATGCTATTTTGAACAGACGCATCCAACGTCTAGAGGGAGAACGTATCAGTCTGGCGGTGACTTTGCGTAAAATTTATCATAGCGCCAATGTTTATCGTTCCATTGAAATTAGTCTGGCAGGGCTGGAGCATCCAGCAGATGAAGAGGTTCATCACATTGCGCAACGGATTATTGATAACGCCACCACTTTGCTTGAAATTGAAAGCATCGTCAATCGTACCCTGACTTGGCTGCATACGCTCTCCAATCAATATGAACAAATGGTATCTAGTCTTGATGCCACGATTATTCGTGAAGAAGAAAAACAACGCAAAGCGGAACATCTGGACGGTTTAAGCAAAAAACTCGATGCCACTATTAACGAGCATCACCGACGAATTGCAGTACGTCATTTGGCAAATGAATTACTTCAAGGTGCCTGTGGGCGTGTCGCACAACGTTTTAACCGCGATGTGCGTGATTTGGTCGGTATGACATTACCATTATTTACCGACGGACGTTATCAATATCTTCGTATCGATAATGATTTGAACGTCAGAATTTTTTCCAAGGAGAAACACGATTTCATGGATCTTGACGAAGTATCGAGTGGCACTCAACGGCAAACTATGCTTGCCCTCCGACTCACCTTGGCGCGGCATCTGTTGGAACGTACTAAGGGAATGCCGCAATTCCTGTTTCTTGATGAGCTGTTTGCTTTTTTTGATGAAAGTCGCACGCGGCAATCATTGGAGGTATTACCAAAACTCAATGACAACCTCAAACAGATTTGGGTCGTCGCTCAATCCTTTCGGGAAGAAGTCAAATCAAACTTTTCCGCGCATATCGAATGTCTCCGCGACAAACTACATCAGACGAATAGATAATCCATGTCTTGGCTCCAGCTTTGCATAGAAATCGATCCAGACCACACTCCCTTGATTGAATCCTGGCTGGAAGAGGAGGGGGCATTGGCGGTCTCACTGACGGACGGAGCAGACGAAGCTATCTATGAACCTCCACCCGCAACCTTACCTTTATGGTCACGCACCCAGGTGACAGGATTATTCGCGGACACGACGGACGTTGTGATGGTGGCCGCACGTCTTACGGAAAAAGCAGGACAACAACTCAATTGGCGTGTCCAATCCGTCGCGGATCGCGATTGGGAACGGGTTTGGCTGGATGATTTTCATCCTTTGTCTTGCGGTTCCCGGCTCTGGATCTGTCCCTTTGGATCGTCTGTGCCTCACCCCGAGGCGGTAGTCCTTTGGCTGGATCCCGGGCTTGCTTTTGGAACCGGACACCATCCCACTACCGCGCTGTGTCTGGAATGGTTAGATGCTTCACTCAAGGTCGGCTGCTCGGTGGTGGACTACGGCTGTGGTTCAGGAATTCTAGGGCTTGCGGCTTTGCGCTTGGGAGCAACGCAGTGCTGGGCGGTCGATCATGACCCACAGGCAATCCGGGCCACCCTTGCCAACGCAGCTAGAAATGGCATTGCTACTTGCCAGGCTGCGGAAATGAATAGCCACTCGCTCGTCGCGGAACTAATGCCGCCGCTTTGGGCAGGACTTCCAGAACATTTGCCGGCAATCAAGGCTGATTTATTACTGGCCAATATTCTTGCCCGTCCTCTCGTGGAATTAGCGGTCTATTTCTCAGGTATGATCCAGCCTGGTGGATATATTGTCTTGTCGGGAATTCTCGACCATCAGGAAACAGAAATCATCTCGGCCTATCAATCATGGTTCGATTTTCAGCCGGCAGTGGTGCGCATGGGTTGGATATGCTTGGTTGGAATACGGAATCGATCTACTTTAAACAAGCCTTGCTCTTCAGAAGAGCTGGTGAGTTGTTGATGTTTTATTTCACAAGTTGGTTGAGTTCAAAAATGGGTAACAGGATTGCGAGTACGATAATTAATACCAAGCCGCCCATTATCAGGATGAGTAAAGGTTCAAATAATCCGAGCAGGGTGGCGACGTAGGTATCTACTTCTCGTTCTTGAGTCACGGCGGCCCGCTCCAGCATTTCCTCCAGACGTCCGCTCGCCTCGCCGGATGCGATGAGATGGACGGTCATGGGTGGAAAATAACCACTGGTTCCTACCGCCTGATGCAAGGCGCTTCCCTCGCGCACCCGTCGTGCCGCTTCCTCCACTGCAGCACGCATCACCAAATTAGAGAGCACCGCGCCAGCGATGCGTAGCGCGTCCAAGACTGGCACATTACTCGCAGCGAGAATACTCAGGGTGCGGGCAAAACGTGAAGTATTCATACCCCGTTCCAAGCGTCCAAATAATGGTAGGCGTAATATCAAGCGATGAAAGTTTAACCGTGGTCCAGGTCTGCGCAGGAGTATGCGTAATGCCACTCCTGCGGTAATTAGGCCACCAAGAAGAATCATCCACCATTTTTGGAGAAACGAGCTAACTGCGATCAGAGCGCGGGTAAGCCAGGGAAGCTGTTGACCGGTGCCCTGAAAGACCTGCACAACTTGGGGCACCACATAGACCAGCAATGCCCCGACCACCAGCAGCGCGACAACCGTCACCAACGCCGGATAAAGCAAAGCGAGCCAAGTACGCTGCCCAACTGCTTGACGCGATTCAGTGAAGTCTGCTAAACGATCCAGTACTGCATCCAGATGCCCGGATTGCTCGCCAGCGGCGATGGTTGCCCGATACAACTCTGGAAAGGCATTGGGAAAATCCGTCAAGGCAGCAGCGAGGGAATGACCCTCGACCACTCTGGACCGCACTCCAAGGATCATGCTTTTAATGCGGCTTTTTTCGGTTTGTTGCGCCACCGTGCCCAGGGATTCTTCGACGGGCAGCCCCGAGCCGACCAGGGTTGCAAGCTGGCGGGTGATTAGTGCCAAATCGCCAGCCGAAATACCACGGCGCACCCGTCCATGTCCAACCACACGTACCCCGTGACGATGGACTTCCTCCACAGTTAGCGGGGTGAGTTTTTGTTCCCGTAGTTGCGCGCGCACCGCGCGGGCGGTATCGCCTTCCAACACCCCCTTCCGGTTATGGCCTTCTGAGTCAAGCGCGGTATATTCAAATGCACCCATTTCACCACCAAAGAATCTAAAGATGATTGACGTTAGTTGAATTTGTAACTCTATACAGGATTGAGTTTTTTTCTGTCATTCTGCGCGGAGGTCGCGTTAGCGACCGGAGTCGCAGAATCTATGTAGATGGATTCTGCGACTCCGCTTCGCTGCACGCAGAATGACTTCCTAATTTTTCAACTGCGTAACTCCTAGACGTTTACTTGGAGCCACAATTCAAGCGCGGCCAA from Gammaproteobacteria bacterium encodes the following:
- a CDS encoding AAA_23 domain-containing protein, with the translated sequence MIITSILGENILKYLHLDLTYLPGEGIIAISGENESGKSTIGETICFALFGRTFSLEPRYIKKIIRWGESHCSVIITFRQGSEHYRLSRIIDNQGNHGAKLSRLDNELLIANGVSAVSSAINDLLGYDFDDFINSFYLAQREIITPHPRSETVKIMAGIAPLECVAKKFDVEISLEKQELASDEQKINEIKSDLADLSFDKAQLRILRKQYTTNNDILSELRRKFKRLEQANRHYKETLPLIHASHSILGTTKFLNKLLLLLTIMVSGGWLLLAQFPENPPAGWIVAYLTMVIPNWTQYQIEYLQWSLFGILGMFAWLLFFLVLNAILNRRIQRLEGERISLAVTLRKIYHSANVYRSIEISLAGLEHPADEEVHHIAQRIIDNATTLLEIESIVNRTLTWLHTLSNQYEQMVSSLDATIIREEEKQRKAEHLDGLSKKLDATINEHHRRIAVRHLANELLQGACGRVAQRFNRDVRDLVGMTLPLFTDGRYQYLRIDNDLNVRIFSKEKHDFMDLDEVSSGTQRQTMLALRLTLARHLLERTKGMPQFLFLDELFAFFDESRTRQSLEVLPKLNDNLKQIWVVAQSFREEVKSNFSAHIECLRDKLHQTNR
- the prmA gene encoding Ribosomal protein L11 methyltransferase — protein: MSWLQLCIEIDPDHTPLIESWLEEEGALAVSLTDGADEAIYEPPPATLPLWSRTQVTGLFADTTDVVMVAARLTEKAGQQLNWRVQSVADRDWERVWLDDFHPLSCGSRLWICPFGSSVPHPEAVVLWLDPGLAFGTGHHPTTALCLEWLDASLKVGCSVVDYGCGSGILGLAALRLGATQCWAVDHDPQAIRATLANAARNGIATCQAAEMNSHSLVAELMPPLWAGLPEHLPAIKADLLLANILARPLVELAVYFSGMIQPGGYIVLSGILDHQETEIISAYQSWFDFQPAVVRMGWICLVGIRNRSTLNKPCSSEELVSC
- the xcpS gene encoding Type II secretion system protein F yields the protein MGAFEYTALDSEGHNRKGVLEGDTARAVRAQLREQKLTPLTVEEVHRHGVRVVGHGRVRRGISAGDLALITRQLATLVGSGLPVEESLGTVAQQTEKSRIKSMILGVRSRVVEGHSLAAALTDFPNAFPELYRATIAAGEQSGHLDAVLDRLADFTESRQAVGQRTWLALLYPALVTVVALLVVGALLVYVVPQVVQVFQGTGQQLPWLTRALIAVSSFLQKWWMILLGGLITAGVALRILLRRPGPRLNFHRLILRLPLFGRLERGMNTSRFARTLSILAASNVPVLDALRIAGAVLSNLVMRAAVEEAARRVREGSALHQAVGTSGYFPPMTVHLIASGEASGRLEEMLERAAVTQEREVDTYVATLLGLFEPLLILIMGGLVLIIVLAILLPIFELNQLVK